DNA sequence from the Thermus caldifontis genome:
GAGAGGTGGCCGAGGCCGAGGCCAGGCGGCTGGGAATCCATCCCGCCCTCGTGGAGCACTACCTCTGGAACTTCCGCTACCACCTGGAGGAACCGGACCGGCTGGGTCTCCAGGCCTTCGCCCAAGCCCTGGGCCTCGCCTTTACCCCTAACTACTACCCCAATAGCACTTGACAGTCCAAAGCGCTATGGATACCATACTCCTGGGCCTCGAGCCCAAGGAGGTTCAAAGATGCGTTGGCACTTAGACCCAGCCCACACCAGCATCGAGTTCGCCGTGCGCCACATGATGATCGCCACGGTTAAAGGCACCCTGAACCTTAAGGAGGGCCTCGTGGAAACCGACAAAACGGGCAGGCCCCTCCGGGTGGAGGCACGCCTGGACGCCAGGAGCATCCACACCGGCGTGCCGGACCGGGACAACCACCTGCGCTCCCCCGACTTCCTGGATGCGGAGCGCTTCCCGGAAATCCTCTTCAAGGGCACCAGGATCACCCCCTTGGGCGAGGGACGGTACCGGGTGGAGGGGGAGCTGACCATCCGGGGGGTCACCCAAACCCTGGCTTTTGAGGTGGAAACCCGTGGCCCCGCCAAGGATCCTTGGGGCAACGAGCGCGTGGCCGCCCACTTTGAGGGCAAGCTGAACCGCAAGGACTTCGGCCTCACCTGGAACGTCCCCTTGGAGCTGGGCGGGGTCCTGGTGGGCGAGGAGGTGCGCTTCAGCGTGGACACCGAGGCGGTGAAGGCAACGGAGGCGGTGGCCCAGTAATGGCCTTTCCCAGGCGATTTTCCTCCCTGAGCCTACGGGTGCGGGACCTGGAGGCCGCCTTGGCCTTTTACCGGGACCTTCTAGGTCTAAAGGTGGAACCAGACCCACCCCGGTACTGGCTATCCCCCGAAGGGGAAGGGTTTCACCTGGAAATCCTCCATGACCCCCAGGCTCCCCCAAGGCCTTACCCCTCGGTGGGCCTCTACCATTTCGCCCTCCTCCTCCCCCACCGGAAAACCCTGGCACAGGTGGCCCGGAGGCTTCTCCAGGCCTCGGTCCACTTGGAGGGTGCGGCGGACCACGGCGTTTCCGAGGCCCTGTACTTCCGCGACCCGGAGGGGAACGGCCTCGAGCTCTACCGGGATCGGCCCCAAGGGGCGTGGCCCTCCGGCCCCCTCATGTTCACCGCCCCCCTGAACCTAAAGCGGCTCCTCTCCGAGGCCCAAAGCCCAGGTCCCCTTCCCCCCGAAACCCTCCTCGGCCACCTGCACCTCCATGTGGGAAGCATCGAGGAGGCTGAGGCCTTCTTTGCGGGGGAACTGGGCATGGCGGTTACCTTACGCACCTACCCCGGGGCCCTCTTCTTCGCCTGGGATGGCTACCACCACCTAGGGGCCAACGTCTGGGCAGGAAGGCGGAAAGCCCCCCCAGGGGCTACCGGGCTTTTGGGCTACACGCTCCAGGACCCCTGGGGCCGGAGGATGGAGCTGGAAGACCCCACGGGTGCGCAGGTGCGCCTTACCCCAGGCTTCTAACCTGCCCCTTCGTCGGGGATGCCTAAACCTTTTCTGGCTAGGCCGCACCCTGGGGGTGCCCAGGAACGTGGCTTCTTAAAGGACTTTTTCGGCGGTGGTTTTACTCCCCCCTTGACAGGGTCCTTTCCCTTCCCTATGCTTGGAGGCAATATGCGGACTCCAAGGCGCTACTTCGGCTTTTATTATCCCGCCGGGGGCGCCCTGCGGTCCGCATAAGGTATTTCCGCAAGAAGGGCGCCCCCAAAAGGGGGCGCCCAAGGCTTTTAGGAGGGAAGCATGCTGATTGTGATGCGGCGAGGACACACGGAAGCGGAGCTAGAAGAGGCCATCCGGGAGATTGAGAAGGTGGGCTACCGGCCCCACGTTTCCCGGGGGGTGGAGACCACCTTGGTGGGGGCCATCGGTCGCGGGCCCACCCCGGAGCTCATGGAGCACTTCCGCGCCCTTCCCGGGGTGGCGGAGGTGATCCCCATCTCCAAGCCCTACAAGCTGGCGAGCCTCGAGGTCCAGCCCTTCCCCACCGTCTTGGAGTTCCCCACAGGTAAAACCGGAGGCGGCCACGTGCTGATCGCCGCAGGGCCCTGCGGGGTGGAGTCCCGGGAGCAGACCCTCAAGGCCGCCCGCTACGTGAAGGCCCATGGGGCGGGAATGCTGAGGGGTGGGGCCTTCAAGCCCAGGACCAGCCCCTACGCCTTCCAAGGGCTTGGCCTGGAAGGCCTCAAGATCCTGGCGGAGGCCAGAAGGGAAACCGCGCTTCCCGTGGTCACCGAGGTCCTGGCCCCAGAACAGGTGGAACTGGTGGCGGAGTACGCGGACGCCCTGCAGATCGGGGCCCGCAACGCTCAGAACTTCGCCCTTCTCCAGGCGGTGGGCGAGGTTAAGAAGCCCGTTCTCCTCAAGCGGGGCATGAGCATGACCCTGGAGGAATTCCTGATGAGCGCCGAGTACATCCTCTCCCGGGGGAACATGCAGGTGATCCTGGTGGAAAGGGGGATCCGCACCTTTGAGAAGACCACCCGCTTCACCCTGGATGTCTCGGCGGTACCCGTGCTCAAGAGCCTTACCCACCTTCCCGTCTGGGTGGACCCTTCTCATCCGGCAGGCCGGAGGGAATGGGTCATCCCCTTGGCCCTGGCGGGACTGGCGGCGGGGGCGGATGGCCTCATCGTGGAAACCCACCCCGAGCCGGAAAAGGCCCTTTCCGATGCCGCCCAGCAGCTCCACGAGCACGAGTTCGCCGAGCTCATGCAAAAGGCTAGGCGGCTTCTGGAAGCCTTGGGCAAGACCTTTTCCCCGCCGGTTCTGGGATGAAGCCGCTTTTCGGCAAGGTGGGGGTCTTCGGGGTGGGGCTCCTTGGGGGAAGCGTGGCCCTGGGCCTTAAGGAGCGCTTTCTCGCCGAGGAGGTCCACGCCTACGACCAAGACCCGGAGGCCCTGGAAAAGGCCCTTTTCCTGGGGGTGGCGGACCGGATCCACCCCAAGCCCGGCCCCTGGGTGGGGGAGCTGGAGCTTGGCATCCTAGCCGCCCCCGTGGGGGCCCTGGCGGATCTGGGGAAGACCCTTGCCCCCTTCGCCCATCCCCAAAGCCTCTGGACCGATGTGGGGAGCGTGAAGGCCAAGGTGGTGGGGGCCCTGGAAGGCCTCCTCCCCCACTTCCTTGGGGGCCACCCCATGGCGGGAAGCGAGCGGGCCGGGGTGGAAAACGCCCACGCCGGCCTCTTGCAAAACGCCATCTGGGTCCTCACCCCCACGGAAAGGACTAGCCCCAAGGCCAAGGAAAGCCTCCGCCAGCTGGTGGAGGCCTTGGGGGCCTATCCTTTGGAGATCCCCCCAGAGCTTCACGACCAGCTGGTGGCCCGCATCTCCCACCTCCCCTACCTCCTGGCCGTGGCCCTGAACCACCTGGTGGCCCATAGCCCCCACCGGGACCTCCTCATGTTCTTGGCCGCTGGGGGGTTTCGCGACCTGACCCGGGTGGCCTCCGGCTCCCCCCGCATGAGCCGGGACATGGTGGTGGAGAACAAGGAGGCCCTCAAGGAGGCCATAGAGGAGCTGAGGGGGGTCCTTTGGGAACTGGAGGGGCTTTTGGACGAACCCGAGGCCCTCTTACGGGTGGCAGAGGAGGCCAAGCGTACCCGGGATAGCCTCCCCATCGTGCGCCGGAGCCTACTTCCTGAGATGCACGACCTGGTGGTCCAGGTGCCCGACCGCCCAGGGGAGATCGCCCGGATCGCCACCGCCTTGGGGGAAGCAGGGGTCAACATCAAGGACATCGAGGTCCTCACCATCCGGGAGGAAGCGGGGGCCATCCGCCTGGGCTTCGCCAGCCGGGAGGAGCG
Encoded proteins:
- a CDS encoding YceI family protein translates to MRWHLDPAHTSIEFAVRHMMIATVKGTLNLKEGLVETDKTGRPLRVEARLDARSIHTGVPDRDNHLRSPDFLDAERFPEILFKGTRITPLGEGRYRVEGELTIRGVTQTLAFEVETRGPAKDPWGNERVAAHFEGKLNRKDFGLTWNVPLELGGVLVGEEVRFSVDTEAVKATEAVAQ
- a CDS encoding prephenate dehydrogenase/arogenate dehydrogenase family protein, with translation MKPLFGKVGVFGVGLLGGSVALGLKERFLAEEVHAYDQDPEALEKALFLGVADRIHPKPGPWVGELELGILAAPVGALADLGKTLAPFAHPQSLWTDVGSVKAKVVGALEGLLPHFLGGHPMAGSERAGVENAHAGLLQNAIWVLTPTERTSPKAKESLRQLVEALGAYPLEIPPELHDQLVARISHLPYLLAVALNHLVAHSPHRDLLMFLAAGGFRDLTRVASGSPRMSRDMVVENKEALKEAIEELRGVLWELEGLLDEPEALLRVAEEAKRTRDSLPIVRRSLLPEMHDLVVQVPDRPGEIARIATALGEAGVNIKDIEVLTIREEAGAIRLGFASREERARAKEVVSQAGYRVS
- a CDS encoding VOC family protein; translated protein: MAFPRRFSSLSLRVRDLEAALAFYRDLLGLKVEPDPPRYWLSPEGEGFHLEILHDPQAPPRPYPSVGLYHFALLLPHRKTLAQVARRLLQASVHLEGAADHGVSEALYFRDPEGNGLELYRDRPQGAWPSGPLMFTAPLNLKRLLSEAQSPGPLPPETLLGHLHLHVGSIEEAEAFFAGELGMAVTLRTYPGALFFAWDGYHHLGANVWAGRRKAPPGATGLLGYTLQDPWGRRMELEDPTGAQVRLTPGF
- the aroF gene encoding 3-deoxy-7-phosphoheptulonate synthase; translated protein: MLIVMRRGHTEAELEEAIREIEKVGYRPHVSRGVETTLVGAIGRGPTPELMEHFRALPGVAEVIPISKPYKLASLEVQPFPTVLEFPTGKTGGGHVLIAAGPCGVESREQTLKAARYVKAHGAGMLRGGAFKPRTSPYAFQGLGLEGLKILAEARRETALPVVTEVLAPEQVELVAEYADALQIGARNAQNFALLQAVGEVKKPVLLKRGMSMTLEEFLMSAEYILSRGNMQVILVERGIRTFEKTTRFTLDVSAVPVLKSLTHLPVWVDPSHPAGRREWVIPLALAGLAAGADGLIVETHPEPEKALSDAAQQLHEHEFAELMQKARRLLEALGKTFSPPVLG